The following are from one region of the Oryzias latipes chromosome 12, ASM223467v1 genome:
- the LOC105355271 gene encoding probable E3 SUMO-protein ligase RNF212, with the protein MSFWVYCNSCFLSAAADRQLAVTTCGHVICSVCYQKGKQKNCLICSSQCQISPLSDKSSSEVKTLFSDINVVTTKHLTEISKVISFQSRHQRKLLTHYKKRNEKLEETFVKMKQEMQNMAKKLNEQSVYIAKMEKSLQHQSAMAPPVSQMSRASYSAHVQKPGAVSSRPSSQNMPGFHSSQSPSVSRFQGAPLTPELSAFNHRSAWTSPIFKPSSSFRGSMSSLVCPSP; encoded by the coding sequence ATGTCGTTTTGGGTCTACTGTAACTCCTGCTTTCTCTCCGCCGCTGCTGACCGTCAGCTGGCCGTCACCACCTGTGGTCATGTCATCTGCAGTGTCTGCTACCAgaaaggcaaacaaaaaaactgtttaatatgCAGCAGCCAGTGCCAAATATCCCCACTTTCTGACAAAAGCAGCTCTGAAGTGAAGACTTTGTTCTCAGACATCAACGTCGTGACGACTAAGCACTTGACGGAAATCAGCAAAGTGATATCGTTCCAGTCAAGACACCAGAGAAAGCTGCTGACTCACtacaagaaaagaaatgaaaaactggaAGAAACATTCGTGAAAATGAAGCAAGAAATGCAGAACATGGCAAAGAAGCTGAATGAACAGAGTGTCTACATTGCTAAGATGGAAAAGTCCCTTCAGCATCAAAGCGCCATGGCGCCGCCTGTGTCACAGATGAGCCGCGCCTCCTACTCTGCACACGTGCAAAAACCGGGCGCCGTCTCCAGCAGACCGTCCAGCCAAAACATGCCGGGCTTCCACAGCAGCCAATCCCCCTCAGTCAGTCGCTTTCAGGGAGCCCCTTTAACCCCAGAGCTGTCAGCATTCAACCACAGGTCTGCATGGACGTCTCCCATCTTCAAGCCTTCATCCTCCTTCAGAGGCTCCATGTCGTCTCTAGTCTGTCCATCTCCCTGA